The Sinorhizobium fredii genome contains the following window.
AAGCGTGTCGCAATTCCGCAATTGGGTCACCGCCGACGGTTCACCCGGCTCTTCGGGCGAAGGCGGCTTCGAGGCCGAGGCCGATCGGTACCATCTCTATGTCTCGCTTGCCTGTCCCTGGGCGCACCGCACGCTGATCTTCCGCAAACTCAAGAAGCTTGAGGAGATCATCCCGGTCTCGATCGTTGATCCGCTGATGCTGGAAAACGGCTGGGAATTCAAGGGCGACAACGGCGGCACCGTCGATCACCTCTTCGGCTCGCAGGCGCTTTGGCAGATCTACACGCGCGCCGACTCCAACTATTCCGGCCGTGTCACCGTACCGGTGCTCTGGGACAGGAAGAAGAACACGATCGTCTCCAACGAATCGGCCGAGATCATCCGCATGTTCAATTCCGCCTTCGACCGTCTCACCGGCTCGGCAGCAGATTTCTATCCGGAGGACCTCAGGGAGGAGATCGACGCGCTCAATGCGCGCATCTACGACAAGGTCAACAACGGCGTCTACAAGGCCGGCTTCGCCACGCGCCAGGAGGCCTATGCGGAGAACGTCACGGCGCTATTCGCGATGTTGGACGAACTGGAAAGCCGCCTTGCCTCGCGACGCTATCTGTTCGGCGACCGCCTGACCGAGGCGGACTGGCGCCTGTTCACCACCTTGCTGCGCTTCGACCCGGTCTATGTCGGCCATTTCAAATGCAACATCCGCCGCATTGCCGACTATCCGAACCTAAGCGGCTATCTGCGCGATCTCTATCAGGTGCCGGGCGTCGCCGAGACCGTCAACATGCGCCATATCAAGGAGCACTATTACCGCAGCCACAGGATGATCAATCCGACCGGTATCGTGCCCGTCGGGCCGGAACTCGATCTTCAGGCGCCGCACGGACGCGAGGATCGGTAGGGTCCCTACCAAAACATAGCCGGCGCCGCCGTTCCGGCAAGTTCGGCAAGCCTGCGGCGCGTTGCCGGCGTGGTGTCGGCGGGCAGATCGTCGGGCGCAAAGAAGCCGGCCGCCGCGATTTCCAGGTCGGCAACTTTCGGCCGCACCTGGCGGACATCGTCGCACCGGAAGAAGACGACATGATCGCGCTTGCTTGTTCCCGGGTTGTAGTAGACCTGCACGAGGCGCGGCGGCCCGGTGAGCTCCAGATTGCCCTCCTCGCGGAGCTCGCGGACCAGCCCGTCAAACGCCGTCTCGTGCCGGTCGACGCCGCCACCGGGCAAGTGCCATCCGGGCAGATATGAGTGCCTGACGAGGAAAACCCGGCCTTGGCAATCGAAGCAGGCGGCCCGCACCCCGAGCGTCATGCCGCGCGAGACGGCGAAATACATGTGAGCGAGCCGTGTCAGGGGCCAGAGCCAGTTGCGCACCTCTTTCGGCCGGTCCTGGTCCATCGGCTTCTCCTTCCCGGCAATTCGAAGTGCTGCAACGGGGCCTGTGGCCCTGCGTCGGACATGTGCCGCTGCGGCGGGATAACCCATTCAAGTGATTCCCCTGCCGCCGAATATGCGCTAGACCGGGGCGATGTTCAAACTTGCGCATATTTCCGACGTCCATCTCGGCCCCCTACCCGATCTGTCGTTTCGCGAACTCGCCTCCAAGCGCATTACCGGTTTCGTCAACTGGCACCGCAACCGGGCGCGCCATCTCTTTCCCGACACGCTCAAATGCCTGATGGACGACATCGAAACGCGCGACCCGGACCATCTGGCGATCACGGGCGACCTAGTCAACCTTGCATCCTCTCTGGAAATCGAAGCGGTCACCGAATGGCTCGCCGAGGCCGGCGACCCGCAGGACATCTCCGTCGTGCCCGGCAATCATGACGCCTATGTGCCCGGGGCCTATGAGAAGACGGCACGCGCCTGGTATCCTTTCATGCGCGGCGACAACGGTCCTTCCGGTTGGATGAAGGACCATCACTGCTTTCCCTATCTTCGCGTACGGGGCTCGGTCGCCCTCATCGGCTGTTCGACGGCGGTCGCCACGCCTCCCTTTGCGGCAAGCGGCTATTTCGGCCCGCGGCAGGCCCGCGCCACGGTCAACCTCTTGCGTGCGGCCGGCGAGGCCGGTCTGTTTCGGGTCGTCATGATCCACCATCCGCCGATCCGCGGCGCCACATCCATGCACAAGCGCATGATCGGCATCCGCCGCTTCGCCGCGACCATCTCGTCAGGTGGCGCGGAGTTGGTGCTGCATGGCCACACGCATCTCAACACCGTCTACTGGCTCAGGGGACACGCGGCGCCGGTGCCGGTTGTCGGCATCGCCTCCGCCTCGCAAGGGCCGGGCGGCGCCAAGCCGGTCGCCGCCTACAACCTTTTCTCGATCGGAGGAGAGCCGGGCAATTGGAAGCTGACCCGCGAGCGCTTTGCCCTTGGCGCGGACGCCAAGACCGTCAGCCTCGCCGAGACAACCCAGTTCCATGGTTGAGAGAGCGCTTAGGGGGCATCGTATCGGGGGCGCTTTTTTGAACTGCCGCCCGAATAATCGGCAAGGCTCCGGCGTCTATGTCGCGTTGGAGGTCAAACGCCGCCGGAGCGACATCTGCGTCGGCCGGTCATCGGCCGCCGCATCGTTCACAGGAGAAAGGCATCATGAACGGCAAGATCATCCTCTTCACCCTTTCCGCCTTCGCGGCCTCCGTGGGAAGCCAGGCGGCGTTGGCCGTCGGCGACGACAACAGCGCGCCGCCCAAGAAGACCAAGACGACCACCCAATGCAGGGACGGCAAGGTCTGGGACGCCAAGCGGAACCGATGCGTCGATGCGAAGCGGAGTGATCTTGGCGACGATGTCCTGTTCGACGCGGCACGCGAGCTCGCCTATGCCGGCCAATACGAGAACGCGATCAAGGTCCTCGGCGCGATGAACGAGCAGCAGAGCGCCCGCGTCCTGAACTATCTCGGCTATAGCAACCGCAAGGCCGGGCGCATGGAGCTCGGCATGCAGTATTACAAGCGCGCCATCCAGGCCGACGAAAATTATATTCTCGCCCGCTCCTATATGGGCCAGGCCCTGATCGAGCAAGGTCGGGTCGAGGAGGGGAGAGCACAGCTCGTCGAAATCCGCGACCGCGGCGGCGAAGGCACATGGGCTTACAGGGCCCTGCTCGAATCGCTCGGCGGCGTTCGTCAGTATTGACGGCGCGGATCTTCCTCCCCGCCGAACGCCGGGCTGCCGGCGTGCCAAACCTTGTACGCCGGACCGCAAAAAACTCATTGCGATCCGGGTCTTCCCTTGCAGACTTCCGATCAAGTTTCATATCATGAGCCGTGCGTTCGCAGCGCGAACAGACGGATGATCCGGCACGTCTCACTGGAAGAGAAATGCGCCCAGCGGCAGAGATGAAGGACTTCAGACGGGATTTGGTCAGCCTGCTGCCCAAATTGCGCCGCTTCGCGATGACGCTGACGCGCAATGCCAACGATGCCGACGACCTCGTCCAGGAGGTTTGCGAGCGGGCGATCAGCCGCAGCCATCTGTGGAATGGCGAGGGACGGCTGGAGAGTTGGGTCTATGCGATGACCCGCAATCTCTGGGTGGACGAGGTCCGCAAGCGCAAGGTCCGCGGCACCGGCAGCATGGTCGACATATTCGACCAGCGCGAACTGAATGTCGAAGCCGCGGCCGAGAAGGCGGTCTATGCCAATCAGCTGCAGAAGATGATCCTCTCCATGCCTGAGGGACTGGCAAGCGTCTTCCTGCTGGTCAACGTCGAAGGTCACAGCTACCGGGAGACCGCGACGATCCTCGGCATCCCGATCGGCACGGTGATGAGCAGGCTCTCGACAGCGCGCCTGCGGCTCGCGGCCATGCTGTCCGAAGATACGGAAAGGAGGGCCTGACCGTTGCAGCAGACGATGGCGCTCGAAGTGCGGTTGTCCGCCTATATCGACGGCGAACTCGGCGAGGCGGAAAGATCCGAGCTCGACGCTCTGCTTTCGCGCGATGAGGACGCCAGGGTGCTGCTTGACAAGCTGAAGGCGGGCAGCACATTCGGCAACAGGGCCTTCGAGGATTTCCTTCACGATCCGGTGCCGCTGGCGCTGGTGCGGCAGATAAAGCAGGGAGGCGGCATCAGCCCGAAGCTCGAGCGGGTAACGACGTCGAACCTCCCGACACGAGGCGCCCGGGTCTTTCCACGCCTTGTTGCCACCGCGATCGGCCTGCTGCTGACCGGCGGCGTCGCCGGGTTCATTCTCGGCAGCACGGCCAATTTCGTCGAACCGGTCGGCGAGACCGCCGCGAGCCCGTGGGTCAACGAGATTGCCGACTACCATCGCGTCTATTCGCGCCAGAAGGAGCATCTGGTCGAGGTCCCGGCCTCGCAAGCGGCCCACATAGAAACCTGGCTGACCGCGAGCGTCGGCGTCCGCTTCAAGATTCCCGATCTTACGAGCACGGGACTTGCCTTCGAAGGCGCAAGGCTGCTGGTCGCCAATGGCAAGCCGGTCGCCCAGCTCGTCTACCGTGACCAGGAGGACGAGATCTTCGCCATCTGCTTCTTGAGGAGCGCCGACGGGGCCAAGGCGGACACCTTCAGCGAGGTTATCCGCGGCGATCTGGGATTG
Protein-coding sequences here:
- a CDS encoding glutathione S-transferase family protein, producing MGRLVDGVWQDVWYDTVETNGHFKRSVSQFRNWVTADGSPGSSGEGGFEAEADRYHLYVSLACPWAHRTLIFRKLKKLEEIIPVSIVDPLMLENGWEFKGDNGGTVDHLFGSQALWQIYTRADSNYSGRVTVPVLWDRKKNTIVSNESAEIIRMFNSAFDRLTGSAADFYPEDLREEIDALNARIYDKVNNGVYKAGFATRQEAYAENVTALFAMLDELESRLASRRYLFGDRLTEADWRLFTTLLRFDPVYVGHFKCNIRRIADYPNLSGYLRDLYQVPGVAETVNMRHIKEHYYRSHRMINPTGIVPVGPELDLQAPHGREDR
- a CDS encoding NUDIX domain-containing protein, producing the protein MDQDRPKEVRNWLWPLTRLAHMYFAVSRGMTLGVRAACFDCQGRVFLVRHSYLPGWHLPGGGVDRHETAFDGLVRELREEGNLELTGPPRLVQVYYNPGTSKRDHVVFFRCDDVRQVRPKVADLEIAAAGFFAPDDLPADTTPATRRRLAELAGTAAPAMFW
- a CDS encoding metallophosphoesterase family protein, producing MFKLAHISDVHLGPLPDLSFRELASKRITGFVNWHRNRARHLFPDTLKCLMDDIETRDPDHLAITGDLVNLASSLEIEAVTEWLAEAGDPQDISVVPGNHDAYVPGAYEKTARAWYPFMRGDNGPSGWMKDHHCFPYLRVRGSVALIGCSTAVATPPFAASGYFGPRQARATVNLLRAAGEAGLFRVVMIHHPPIRGATSMHKRMIGIRRFAATISSGGAELVLHGHTHLNTVYWLRGHAAPVPVVGIASASQGPGGAKPVAAYNLFSIGGEPGNWKLTRERFALGADAKTVSLAETTQFHG
- a CDS encoding RNA polymerase sigma factor, translating into MRPAAEMKDFRRDLVSLLPKLRRFAMTLTRNANDADDLVQEVCERAISRSHLWNGEGRLESWVYAMTRNLWVDEVRKRKVRGTGSMVDIFDQRELNVEAAAEKAVYANQLQKMILSMPEGLASVFLLVNVEGHSYRETATILGIPIGTVMSRLSTARLRLAAMLSEDTERRA
- a CDS encoding anti-sigma factor family protein, which gives rise to MQQTMALEVRLSAYIDGELGEAERSELDALLSRDEDARVLLDKLKAGSTFGNRAFEDFLHDPVPLALVRQIKQGGGISPKLERVTTSNLPTRGARVFPRLVATAIGLLLTGGVAGFILGSTANFVEPVGETAASPWVNEIADYHRVYSRQKEHLVEVPASQAAHIETWLTASVGVRFKIPDLTSTGLAFEGARLLVANGKPVAQLVYRDQEDEIFAICFLRSADGAKADTFSEVIRGDLGLVSWQKEGASFVVVGPSSAAGLQDLARTVAAAI